The Polyangium aurulentum genomic interval CCTCGAGCTGCTCGGCGCGGGGTATCCGGTCGCCAAGCTCGTGGCCATCGATCCCGCGACCACGGTGGACAATGCGGCCGCGTCCGCGCGGCAAAAGTTCAAGGGCGCCATGGCCAGCACCTTCATCACCCTCGACGTGAAGATCGCGGTCGACCACACGCTCCTGCGCGACGTGACGATGTCCTGGAGAAACGAAAAGGGCGCGCAGATGTCGAGCGTGCACATGAGCACGACGAGCGCCTTTGCCGGGCGTCGCGAGGCGTTCATCGGCTGCCTGAAGGGGCAGCTCGGCGCCCCCGAGGTCCACGAGCGCGATTACTTGAAGAAGCTGAGCGATCACCGATTCCCCCTCGCGCAAGGGTGGCTCTGGGTCAACGAATCGGCCGTCAGCTTGAACCCACGCGGCAACCACATCGCGGCCGCGGACTGGTCCCGCGCCCTCAATGCGATCGATCGCTGCCGTTGAGCCCTACGGGCGCACGCCGTGAAGAAACCGCGCGTAGCCAATCTCGGCGGCGTTCTTCATCAGCTCGAGGTTGGCCCAGGCGACGACGTCTCCGAACGGACGATCCTGGATCGGCCATTTCGTCCGCTGCGGCGATCGCAGGTCGTCGTCGGTGAGCCCCTCGATCGCCGCGCGCCATTGCCCGTGCAGCCCGACGATCCACGCGCGAACGGCGTCGGCATCGCCGGGCCACAGGACGCTCTCGCGCGCGAGGGTCGCGTCGCCGAACGAATGGTCGAGGACCATCGACCACCAGAAGCCGAGATGCCACGTCAGCCACGCGATGCTCGCCGGACCGATGTCGTACCCCTCGCGATCCGGCCAGTCGGCTTGCCACCTTCCATCGGGGAGCCTGTTCACGTGCAGCCCCCTTTGCGCCGGGCGCCACGAGCACTCCTCGGTGCCGAGACCTTCGAGGTGATAGCTCGTGAGCGCCCAGGCAATCTCGAGCTGCCGGAGCAGAAAATCGCGCGACTCCGTCGCCATGATCAGCCTTCCCGCCGCGCCCTCCGGCGCGCCGCCGAGAATGCCGCCGCCGTGAACAGCAGGGCCAGTGCCCCCGCGCCGCCGCGGGTCGTTCCTGCGGGCCCATAGGCGCAGCCGCTGCTCGTCCCCAGGGTCCCGGGCGTCACGTGCGTGGGGGGCAGGCCGTGCGGCGCCTCGCCGCCGACGCACGCGTCGCCGATTCCGTCGGCGTCCGCGTCCGCCTGGTCCTCGTTCGTCTTCCCGGGGCAATTGTCCTCGGCGTCGATCACGTTGTCGCCGTCGAGATCCTCGTCGCACGCGTCGCCGATCCCGTCGGCGTCCATGTCCTCCTGGTCCGGGTTCGCCGCCAGCGTGCAATTGTCCATTCCCCCGCCGGCCTCGACGGCGTCGCCGTCGGCGTCGTCGTCGCACGCGTCGCCGAGCCCATCCTCCTCGGAGTCCCACTGCTCGGGATTGGCCACGAGCGGGCAATTGTCCGCGCCGTCCTGCACGCCGTCGGCGTCGGCATCGTCGTTGTCGCACGCGTCGCCCTTGCCGTCGGCGTCCACGTCCTCCTGCTCGGGGTTCGGGAGGTTGGCGCAGTTGTCGGTCGCGTCGAGCACCCCGTCGCCGTCATCGTCGTCCTCGCAGGCGTCGCCCACGAGGTCGCCGTCCATGTCTTCCTGGCCGGCATTGCTCATGGTGCGGCAGTTGTCGCTCTCGTCGGCGATCCCGTCGTTATCGTCGTCGACGTCGCACGCGTCGCCCTTGCCGTCCTGGTCCGTGTCGGCCTGCCCCGCATTCGTCACCTTCGGGCAGTTGTCGCTCGCGTCGGCGACCTTGTCGTTGTCGTCGTCGCCGTCGCACGCGTCGCCCTTGCCGTCCTTGTCCGTGTCGTTCTGCGCGGCATTGGACGTCCCGGGGCAGTTGTCATTGTTGTCGCCGACCCCGTCTCCGTCGTCGTCGCCGTCGCACGCGTTGCCCTTGCCGTCCTTGTCGGTGTCGACCTGGCCCGGATTGGGCGTCCCGGGGCAATTGTCGTTCGCGTCGCCGACCCCGTCTCCGTCCTTGTCGGCCGCATGAGCCACGGCGGAAAATGACAGGACCAGAAGAGCTCCGAGGATCGCTGCTGTCGTTCCGCGCCGTTTGCTCATGATGAAAACCTCTCCGTCGCGCCCTCCTCTCCGCGAGGACGGGCCCATGCGGCGGCCGCACCGCGGCCGCCATCGTACAAGCAGACAACACGGCGCCGCGTGCGTCAAGCGAATCGCGTCTTGGCCTCGCGTGGGCAGCGCGGTACTCTCCCGAACGACGTCATGCC includes:
- a CDS encoding DinB family protein, with translation MATESRDFLLRQLEIAWALTSYHLEGLGTEECSWRPAQRGLHVNRLPDGRWQADWPDREGYDIGPASIAWLTWHLGFWWSMVLDHSFGDATLARESVLWPGDADAVRAWIVGLHGQWRAAIEGLTDDDLRSPQRTKWPIQDRPFGDVVAWANLELMKNAAEIGYARFLHGVRP
- a CDS encoding thrombospondin type 3 repeat-containing protein, with product MSKRRGTTAAILGALLVLSFSAVAHAADKDGDGVGDANDNCPGTPNPGQVDTDKDGKGNACDGDDDGDGVGDNNDNCPGTSNAAQNDTDKDGKGDACDGDDDNDKVADASDNCPKVTNAGQADTDQDGKGDACDVDDDNDGIADESDNCRTMSNAGQEDMDGDLVGDACEDDDDGDGVLDATDNCANLPNPEQEDVDADGKGDACDNDDADADGVQDGADNCPLVANPEQWDSEEDGLGDACDDDADGDAVEAGGGMDNCTLAANPDQEDMDADGIGDACDEDLDGDNVIDAEDNCPGKTNEDQADADADGIGDACVGGEAPHGLPPTHVTPGTLGTSSGCAYGPAGTTRGGAGALALLFTAAAFSAARRRARREG